The Streptomyces luteogriseus genome includes a window with the following:
- a CDS encoding helix-turn-helix domain-containing protein, whose product MASNVNPTVRRRRLGQELRRLRELKGMTAEEVAERLLVSQSKISRLENGRRSISQRDVRDLCGVYEVEDQRIVDSLMQMAKDSRQQGWWHAFGDIPYSVYIGLETDAESLRVYEPQIITGLLQTRAYAEAIIRGGSPEASDADNDKRVEVRLRRQGRITADTEPLRLWVVLDEASLHRIVGSRPVMREQLEHLIEMSQLPHITVQVLPFEVGAHAGINGQYSILEFADAADSSVVYIEGVTSDLYLEKPLDVQKYTVMYEHLRAQSLNVDQSRQLIENVAKDYAR is encoded by the coding sequence GTGGCGTCCAATGTCAATCCCACCGTCAGGCGGCGCCGGCTGGGCCAGGAGCTCCGCAGGCTCCGTGAGCTCAAGGGCATGACGGCCGAAGAGGTGGCCGAGCGGCTGCTGGTGTCGCAGTCGAAGATCAGCCGGCTGGAGAACGGCCGGCGCAGCATCAGCCAGCGCGACGTCCGCGACCTGTGCGGGGTCTACGAGGTCGAGGACCAGCGCATCGTCGACTCGCTGATGCAGATGGCCAAGGACTCCCGGCAGCAGGGCTGGTGGCACGCCTTCGGGGACATCCCCTACAGCGTCTACATCGGCCTGGAGACGGACGCCGAGTCGCTGCGGGTCTACGAACCCCAGATCATCACCGGCCTGTTGCAGACCCGGGCGTACGCCGAGGCCATCATCCGCGGTGGTTCGCCCGAGGCCTCGGACGCCGACAACGACAAGCGGGTCGAGGTCCGGCTGCGCCGCCAGGGCCGGATCACCGCCGACACCGAACCGCTGCGGCTGTGGGTGGTCCTGGACGAGGCGTCCCTGCACCGGATCGTCGGCAGCCGGCCGGTGATGCGCGAGCAGCTGGAGCACCTCATCGAGATGTCGCAGCTGCCCCACATCACCGTGCAGGTCCTGCCGTTCGAGGTCGGCGCGCACGCGGGCATCAACGGCCAGTACTCGATCCTGGAGTTCGCCGACGCGGCCGACTCGAGCGTGGTCTACATCGAGGGCGTCACGAGCGACCTGTACCTGGAGAAGCCGCTCGACGTGCAGAAGTACACGGTGATGTACGAGCACCTGCGCGCCCAGTCGCTCAACGTGGACCAGTCCCGGCAGCTCATCGAGAACGTCGCGAAGGACTACGCGCGCTGA
- a CDS encoding MFS transporter has product MATAEPTRADDAEPGSVPGPRIRLPETPEGETPERETPEDETPEAVPATEGGGRDSGSRFEWPAPVLALRERMLRHPVLSVTGLAAALHILWFFTFANSGGDLAAQDAWAEFVGRHPDSAYNLAWYGGMHPVSYSVVSPYLMSVLGVRTTMMIAGTVSAGLLTLLLLRSRSVLNPLWASMAGVFGLFCNAVSGRVTFGLGMMFALGAVAVVFCWPYRWRYKRWAKALSAAPLAALATMASPVAGLFVGLVAVALFLQKRRPGAWALGLAPSAVVAVSAWLFPFSGTQPMMIGSVLLPLAFSVLAYVLVPQDWKTVRLTAAVYGLGVVLVWLISSQIGSNITRLAMLFAGVALVAALPFTVPRSRKWYAAVVALCGFGVWIGFKTVDDIVHTAPAASWSRELAPLVNELQEVGAEKGRVEVVPARSHREASALAPYVNLARGWNRQADMERNPLFYDDTLNSANYHEWLKRWAVHYVVLPKGEPDGDGGQRERALVRRGLPYLTQIWGNDTWQLFRVTAPTPLAEPNAVVDRAEQGEMVLQVKKAGRVLVRIPYSPWLSIVDAEGKSLKPPQETEESRSRPEDEPKTYVNVNGCLAETEEDAQGDKWTELLAPKAGTYRLAAPYQFPRGTPCPEELR; this is encoded by the coding sequence GTGGCCACTGCGGAGCCGACACGCGCAGACGACGCCGAACCGGGCTCGGTACCAGGCCCGCGAATACGCCTGCCCGAAACACCGGAAGGCGAGACGCCGGAACGCGAGACGCCGGAAGACGAGACGCCGGAGGCCGTCCCGGCAACTGAAGGCGGCGGCCGTGACAGCGGCTCGCGGTTCGAGTGGCCCGCCCCCGTCCTGGCGCTGCGTGAGCGCATGCTGCGGCATCCGGTCCTGTCCGTCACGGGCCTGGCCGCGGCGCTGCACATCCTCTGGTTCTTCACGTTCGCGAACAGCGGCGGCGATCTGGCCGCGCAGGACGCGTGGGCCGAGTTCGTCGGCCGGCACCCGGACTCGGCGTACAACCTCGCCTGGTACGGCGGCATGCACCCGGTGTCGTACAGCGTGGTGTCGCCGTATCTGATGTCGGTGCTCGGCGTGCGGACGACGATGATGATCGCGGGGACGGTCTCCGCCGGTCTGCTGACCCTGCTCCTCCTGCGCAGCCGCTCCGTGCTCAACCCCCTGTGGGCGTCGATGGCGGGCGTGTTCGGGCTGTTCTGCAACGCGGTGTCCGGGCGGGTGACGTTCGGTCTCGGCATGATGTTCGCGCTCGGCGCGGTCGCCGTCGTGTTCTGCTGGCCGTACCGGTGGCGGTACAAGCGCTGGGCGAAGGCCCTGAGCGCGGCGCCGCTGGCCGCGCTGGCCACCATGGCGTCGCCGGTCGCGGGCCTGTTCGTGGGTCTGGTGGCGGTGGCCCTGTTCCTGCAGAAGCGGCGGCCGGGCGCGTGGGCGCTGGGTCTGGCGCCGAGCGCGGTGGTGGCGGTGTCGGCGTGGCTGTTCCCGTTCTCCGGCACGCAGCCGATGATGATCGGCTCGGTGCTGCTGCCGCTGGCGTTCTCGGTCCTCGCCTATGTGCTGGTGCCGCAGGACTGGAAGACGGTCCGGCTCACGGCCGCCGTGTACGGCCTGGGGGTCGTGCTGGTGTGGCTGATCAGCTCCCAGATCGGGTCGAACATCACCCGGCTGGCGATGCTGTTCGCCGGGGTCGCGCTGGTCGCCGCGCTGCCGTTCACGGTGCCGCGCAGCCGCAAGTGGTACGCGGCCGTCGTGGCGCTCTGCGGTTTCGGCGTATGGATCGGCTTCAAGACGGTCGACGACATCGTGCACACGGCGCCCGCGGCGTCCTGGTCCCGTGAGCTCGCGCCGCTCGTCAACGAGTTGCAGGAGGTCGGCGCCGAGAAGGGCCGGGTCGAGGTCGTCCCCGCCCGCTCCCACCGCGAGGCCTCCGCGCTCGCCCCGTACGTCAATCTGGCCCGCGGCTGGAACCGCCAGGCCGACATGGAGCGCAACCCCCTCTTCTACGACGACACCCTCAACTCGGCGAACTACCACGAGTGGCTGAAGCGCTGGGCGGTGCACTACGTCGTGCTGCCGAAGGGCGAGCCGGACGGTGACGGGGGTCAGCGGGAGCGGGCGCTGGTGCGGCGCGGGCTGCCGTATCTGACCCAGATCTGGGGCAACGACACCTGGCAGCTGTTCAGGGTGACCGCCCCGACCCCGCTGGCCGAGCCGAACGCCGTGGTCGACCGGGCCGAGCAGGGCGAGATGGTCCTCCAGGTGAAGAAGGCGGGCCGGGTCCTGGTCCGTATCCCGTACTCGCCGTGGCTGAGCATCGTCGACGCGGAGGGCAAGAGCCTGAAGCCGCCGCAGGAGACGGAGGAGTCCCGGAGCCGTCCCGAGGATGAGCCGAAGACGTATGTGAACGTCAACGGCTGCCTGGCGGAGACGGAGGAGGACGCGCAGGGCGACAAGTGGACGGAGCTGCTGGCCCCGAAGGCCGGGACGTACCGTCTGGCGGCGCCGTACCAGTTCCCCCGGGGCACGCCGTGCCCGGAGGAACTGCGCTGA
- a CDS encoding D-alanyl-D-alanine carboxypeptidase, with product MAGESPDRSKQRESSARRTSGSASPVPEARSEAADPRLAVARDAERSSARGGADTATRVLSTRTAQEPKNTGRAAGDSEPEDDADRGESDSDTESTAGDTGRAAGAADPEGAESDSGTEGAADAADGAAGDAGRSGSGSDAEDADESAERGASDDSDAEGDVSDSGTEEAAADAGEGASGSSEGSEESGTDKEAADAEGSDGRLRDAVAAWVASADGGEESAAAKGDAKNAKDAREAAERTDEPAEADTDTQEAGKAAGASKAPSDTEDAEDAEDTEDTEDAEDAEDAEDADNGADDSDDRREARRDKVAQDAADDADEPQADRSAKGGSTGTAGADEETGDGASKPADPRVSGDAKAESKAPAAKTAPKAAAPKTADAENDAAETKAPDEGPKSSEPDKADGSTDDDAPAERPVDQPTAVFKTLRPPVDQPTTMLKLGGAAKDLPKSDLPKTDAPKKDAPKKDAPKKDVPEKDVPEKDAERTSKFVALKPLDDPAAKKPVAPAEATAPVPTVGPERTTQQPLPPRPPLDLLAELTNTPPPPETPLRTAARRVKIWTPLVLLLVVVFAVVQSVRPLPAPTLELTAKDSYTFEGGKVDIPWPTDGQAALDVQGIGTFGSSGEQKPVPIASVAKVMTAYVILRDHPLKSGEDGPKILIDQAAQDQSDAGQESTVDVTKGDKITEREALESILIASANNVARLLARWDAGSEKAFVQKMNDAAKDLGMKNTTYTDPSGLNNTTVSTAVDQVKLAKAAMLQPAFREVATMMSYVDYKQKKHDNWNRLVGYNDVTGIKTGTTTSALGNLVFSARKDVNGEVHRIIGAVVRQPAGGPDNTILGAALHEGDKLIRAAQGALESATILKKGDVVGYADDGLGGRTPVAVTEDVTAVGWAGLSVKLTFAGDDLPHTAKAGTKVGTLTVGDGTTSAVKVPVALQKDLAEPGFAAKLTRLG from the coding sequence GTGGCGGGCGAGTCCCCCGACAGGTCGAAGCAGCGCGAGTCGTCGGCACGAAGGACGTCGGGGAGCGCGAGTCCGGTTCCGGAGGCCAGGAGTGAAGCGGCCGACCCGCGGCTCGCGGTCGCCCGGGACGCGGAGAGGTCCTCGGCACGAGGCGGTGCCGATACGGCGACGCGCGTGCTGTCCACACGCACGGCCCAGGAGCCGAAGAACACCGGGCGCGCCGCGGGCGACTCGGAGCCGGAGGACGACGCGGACCGGGGCGAGAGCGACTCGGACACGGAGAGCACCGCGGGCGACACCGGGCGGGCTGCGGGTGCCGCGGACCCCGAGGGGGCCGAGAGCGACTCGGGCACCGAGGGCGCGGCGGACGCGGCCGACGGCGCCGCGGGTGACGCCGGGCGGTCCGGGAGCGGCTCGGACGCCGAGGACGCGGACGAGTCCGCCGAGCGCGGTGCGAGTGATGACTCGGACGCCGAGGGGGACGTGAGCGACTCGGGCACCGAGGAGGCCGCGGCTGACGCCGGGGAGGGCGCTTCCGGCTCCTCCGAAGGGTCCGAGGAGTCCGGGACCGACAAGGAGGCCGCCGACGCCGAGGGCAGCGACGGGCGGCTGCGGGATGCCGTCGCCGCGTGGGTCGCCTCGGCGGACGGGGGCGAGGAGTCCGCCGCCGCCAAGGGTGACGCCAAGAACGCCAAGGACGCCCGAGAGGCCGCCGAGCGCACGGACGAGCCCGCCGAGGCCGACACGGACACCCAGGAGGCCGGGAAGGCCGCAGGGGCGTCAAAGGCCCCGTCGGACACCGAGGACGCCGAGGACGCCGAGGACACCGAGGACACCGAGGACGCCGAGGACGCCGAGGACGCCGAGGACGCGGACAACGGCGCGGACGACTCCGACGACCGCCGCGAGGCTAGGCGCGACAAGGTGGCCCAGGACGCCGCGGACGACGCCGACGAGCCCCAGGCGGACCGTTCCGCCAAGGGCGGCAGCACCGGCACCGCCGGGGCCGACGAGGAGACCGGCGACGGCGCCTCCAAGCCCGCCGACCCGCGGGTCTCCGGCGACGCCAAGGCCGAGTCGAAGGCCCCCGCGGCCAAGACGGCACCCAAAGCCGCCGCCCCCAAGACCGCCGACGCCGAGAACGACGCCGCCGAGACCAAGGCCCCGGACGAAGGCCCCAAGTCGAGCGAGCCGGACAAGGCTGACGGCTCGACCGACGACGACGCCCCCGCCGAACGCCCCGTCGACCAGCCCACCGCCGTCTTCAAGACCCTGCGGCCGCCGGTCGATCAGCCCACCACCATGCTGAAGCTCGGGGGCGCGGCCAAGGACCTCCCGAAGTCGGACCTCCCGAAGACGGACGCTCCGAAGAAGGACGCCCCGAAGAAGGACGCTCCGAAGAAGGACGTCCCGGAGAAGGACGTCCCGGAGAAGGACGCCGAGCGGACCAGCAAGTTCGTCGCGCTCAAGCCCCTGGACGACCCGGCGGCGAAGAAGCCCGTCGCCCCGGCCGAAGCCACCGCGCCCGTCCCCACCGTCGGCCCCGAGCGGACCACGCAGCAGCCGCTGCCGCCCAGGCCGCCGCTGGATCTGCTGGCCGAGCTGACCAACACCCCGCCGCCCCCGGAGACCCCGCTGCGGACGGCGGCCCGGCGGGTGAAGATCTGGACGCCGCTGGTGCTGCTGCTGGTCGTCGTCTTCGCGGTCGTGCAGAGCGTGCGCCCGCTCCCCGCCCCCACCCTCGAACTGACCGCCAAGGACAGCTACACCTTCGAGGGCGGCAAGGTCGACATCCCCTGGCCCACCGACGGCCAGGCCGCGCTGGACGTCCAGGGCATCGGCACGTTCGGGTCCTCCGGCGAGCAGAAGCCCGTCCCGATCGCGAGCGTCGCCAAGGTCATGACCGCCTACGTCATCCTGCGCGACCACCCGCTCAAGAGCGGTGAGGACGGCCCGAAGATCCTGATCGACCAGGCCGCGCAGGACCAGTCCGACGCCGGGCAGGAGTCCACCGTCGACGTCACCAAGGGCGACAAGATCACCGAGCGGGAGGCCCTGGAGAGCATCCTGATCGCGTCCGCGAACAACGTGGCGCGACTGCTCGCCCGCTGGGACGCGGGATCCGAGAAGGCGTTCGTGCAGAAGATGAACGACGCCGCCAAGGACCTCGGCATGAAGAACACGACGTACACCGACCCGTCGGGCCTGAACAACACGACCGTCTCCACGGCCGTGGACCAGGTGAAGCTCGCCAAGGCCGCCATGCTCCAGCCGGCGTTCCGCGAGGTCGCGACGATGATGTCGTACGTCGACTACAAGCAGAAGAAGCACGACAACTGGAACCGCCTGGTCGGCTACAACGACGTCACCGGCATCAAGACCGGCACCACCACCTCGGCGCTCGGCAACCTCGTCTTCTCGGCCAGGAAGGACGTGAACGGTGAGGTCCACCGGATCATCGGCGCGGTCGTGCGCCAACCCGCCGGCGGCCCCGACAACACGATCCTGGGCGCCGCGCTCCACGAGGGCGACAAGCTGATCCGGGCCGCGCAGGGCGCGCTGGAGTCGGCGACGATCCTGAAGAAGGGCGACGTCGTCGGATACGCGGACGACGGTCTCGGCGGCCGTACGCCGGTCGCCGTCACCGAGGACGTCACGGCCGTCGGCTGGGCGGGCCTGTCCGTCAAGCTGACGTTCGCCGGTGACGACCTGCCGCACACGGCCAAGGCCGGCACGAAGGTGGGCACGCTCACCGTCGGTGACGGCACGACCAGTGCCGTGAAGGTCCCGGTCGCCCTCCAGAAGGACCTGGCGGAGCCGGGCTTCGCGGCCAAGCTCACGCGCCTCGGCTGA
- a CDS encoding GOLPH3/VPS74 family protein: MGRSRRTLPEELLLLALDPTTGTTAQPQSLDLGLAGAQLVELALAGRIAPDGDRIAVVAPRPTGDPTLDCALELLRRRGAPVRAVNWIGGPRLGLRQTYLSHLERCGMVHAVAGQMCGVLPTTRYQATDTEISREIKARLDSAIRTGVPPDPRTAALAALAHAVGLGKHLYPGNEGRSSRSRLRDLIRHDPMGGLVAHAVMDVQNGVAAQPRRNPAPSGRQAAGGTRPAAEPARGVPMQPRHGSMARVAAH; encoded by the coding sequence ATGGGCAGGAGCCGCAGAACACTTCCGGAGGAGCTTCTGCTGCTGGCGTTGGACCCGACCACGGGTACCACCGCACAGCCGCAGTCGCTCGACCTCGGTCTGGCCGGAGCGCAGCTAGTGGAGCTGGCGCTGGCCGGACGGATAGCCCCAGACGGGGATCGTATCGCCGTGGTGGCCCCACGGCCGACTGGAGATCCAACTTTGGACTGCGCGTTGGAGTTGCTGCGAAGGCGTGGCGCTCCCGTACGTGCGGTGAACTGGATTGGCGGGCCGCGTCTCGGGCTGCGCCAGACCTACCTCTCGCATCTGGAGCGGTGCGGCATGGTGCATGCCGTGGCGGGCCAGATGTGCGGGGTGCTGCCGACGACTCGCTACCAGGCGACGGACACCGAGATCAGCCGGGAGATCAAGGCCCGGCTGGACTCCGCGATCCGCACCGGCGTCCCGCCGGACCCGCGGACCGCGGCACTCGCCGCCCTCGCCCACGCGGTCGGCCTCGGCAAGCACCTGTACCCGGGCAACGAGGGACGCTCCTCTCGCTCCCGGCTCAGGGACCTGATCAGGCACGACCCCATGGGCGGTCTCGTCGCGCACGCGGTGATGGACGTCCAGAACGGCGTCGCGGCCCAGCCGCGCCGCAACCCGGCACCGTCCGGCCGTCAGGCCGCCGGCGGCACCAGGCCCGCAGCGGAGCCCGCCCGAGGCGTTCCGATGCAACCGCGCCACGGGAGCATGGCGCGCGTCGCGGCCCACTGA